One Nocardia sp. BMG111209 DNA segment encodes these proteins:
- a CDS encoding BlaI/MecI/CopY family transcriptional regulator has translation MAGLGELEKAVMDQLWSADEPQTVRQVHEALAARRELAYTTVMTVLQRLAKKNLVVQQRDDRAHRYAPVHTRDELVASLMVDALQQADEVGSRRAALVHFVEQVGKDEAAALREALAKLEAAEDARSTTDDEDTGVAPPQ, from the coding sequence ATGGCAGGTCTTGGTGAACTCGAGAAAGCGGTCATGGACCAGTTGTGGTCGGCCGACGAACCGCAGACGGTCCGGCAGGTCCACGAGGCCCTCGCAGCGCGGCGCGAACTCGCGTACACCACGGTGATGACCGTGCTGCAGCGCCTGGCCAAGAAGAATCTGGTCGTGCAGCAGCGCGACGATCGCGCGCATCGGTACGCGCCGGTGCACACCCGCGACGAACTGGTCGCCAGCCTCATGGTCGACGCGTTGCAGCAGGCCGACGAGGTGGGCAGCCGCCGCGCGGCGCTCGTGCACTTCGTGGAACAGGTCGGCAAGGACGAGGCTGCCGCGCTGCGCGAGGCACTCGCTAAGCTCGAAGCTGCCGAGGACGCACGCAGCACGACCGACGACGAGGACACCGGAGTCGCCCCGCCGCAGTGA
- a CDS encoding ABC transporter ATP-binding protein — protein sequence MTDTSLSAATSATTGPERATGDGAAARLAADDITVGYGGRVVIDGLTLDIEPGLVTTIIGPNGCGKSTLLRTLGRLLRPKSGRVLLDGRAIATLSTREVARIVGMLPQTPTAPEGLTVADLVARGRHPHQSWLRQWSSDDRDEVADALARTGVADLAGRTLDELSGGQRQRAWISMALAQGTDILLLDEPTTYLDLAHSLEVLDLVDHLHADLGRTVVMVLHDLNLAARYSDRLIVMRDGRIVAQGAPGVVIDEQLLLEVFGLRAEVHVDPVSGRPLIIPIGTRHVTGTIGGPAPRPEEL from the coding sequence ATGACCGACACCTCCCTGAGCGCAGCCACCTCCGCGACCACCGGCCCCGAGCGGGCGACCGGCGACGGCGCAGCGGCCCGGCTGGCGGCCGACGACATCACCGTCGGCTACGGCGGCCGGGTGGTGATCGACGGGCTCACCCTCGACATCGAACCCGGACTGGTCACCACGATCATCGGTCCCAACGGCTGCGGCAAGTCCACGCTGCTGCGCACGCTGGGCCGGCTGCTGCGCCCGAAGAGCGGACGGGTGCTGCTGGACGGGCGGGCGATCGCCACCCTGAGCACCAGGGAGGTGGCCCGGATCGTCGGCATGCTGCCGCAGACGCCGACCGCTCCGGAGGGGCTGACCGTCGCCGATCTGGTCGCGCGCGGGCGGCATCCGCATCAGTCCTGGTTGCGACAGTGGTCCTCCGACGACCGGGACGAGGTGGCCGACGCGCTGGCCCGGACCGGCGTCGCCGATCTGGCCGGCCGCACCCTCGACGAATTGTCCGGCGGTCAGCGGCAACGGGCCTGGATCTCGATGGCGCTGGCCCAGGGCACCGACATCCTGCTGCTCGACGAGCCGACCACCTACCTCGACCTCGCGCATTCGCTGGAGGTGCTGGACCTCGTCGATCATCTGCACGCCGATCTCGGCCGCACGGTGGTGATGGTGCTGCACGACCTCAACCTGGCCGCCCGCTACAGCGACCGGCTGATCGTCATGCGCGACGGGCGGATCGTCGCCCAGGGCGCACCGGGCGTGGTGATCGATGAGCAACTGCTGCTCGAGGTGTTCGGGCTGCGGGCCGAGGTGCACGTGGATCCGGTGTCCGGGCGGCCGCTGATCATCCCGATCGGCACCCGGCATGTGACCGGTACCATCGGCGGACCCGCTCCGCGTCCGGAAGAGCTATGA